The Euphorbia lathyris chromosome 2, ddEupLath1.1, whole genome shotgun sequence genome includes a window with the following:
- the LOC136217566 gene encoding cyclic nucleotide-gated ion channel 1-like isoform X1, whose protein sequence is MKGGKFVRFENWSSEKSYSSDHQYSRDDGFYGRRVGPVFISIWDSIRRGWENGSKRIKNLRKTSESAEQEKGTVSRNKIIDPQGQFLQKWNKIFVLACVIAVSVDPLFFYIPVIDEKRTCLDLDKKMETTACVLRTLIDTFYVLHIIFKFRTGFIAPSSRVFGRGELVDDPFLVAKRYFTSYFIIDVLSILPLPQIVVLIIIPSLEGPVSLLGKNILKFVIWFQYVPRCLRMYPLFKEVTTSSGILTETAWAGAVYNLFLYMLASHILGAFWYLFSIERLDTCWRRACENITGCNTNQLYCNREGGFSTQLIDSCPFIPSDEIKNSTVFNFGIFIDALDSGIVKSWDFPKKFFYCFWWGLRNLSSLGQNLKTSTSVWEIIFAVSIAIAGLVLFSLLIGNMQKYLESTTVRIEEMRVKRQDAEQWMSHRMLPEHIRQRIRRYEQYKWQETRGVEEQTLIHTLPKDLRREINHHLCYDLIMRVPMFAKMDGQILDAICDRLKPALYIKDSYIAREGEPVDEMIFIMRGDLVSATTNGGRTGFFNEVYLKAGDFCGEGLLTWALDPQSTSNLPISTRTVRALTEVEAFALVAEDLKSVASQFRRLHHKDVQHAFKFFSVQWRTWGACFIQAAWRRYCRRKQAKSLRQAEERLQDVLANEAANAPSLGATIYASKFAANALRNLRQNGGRAPSPRLPQPLRLALVPQKPPEPDFSSQHR, encoded by the exons ATGAAGGGGGGTAAATTTGTTAG GTTTGAGAACTGGAGTTCAGAAAAATCATACAGTTCAGACCATCAATATTCTAGAGACGATGGATTTTACGGGAGAAGAGTTGGGCCGGTTTTCATCTCGATTTGGGATAGTATTCGTCGAGGGTGGGAGAATGGTTCTAAAAGGATAAAGAACCTGAGAAAAACATCCGAAAGTGCTGAACAGGAAAAAGGAACAGTTAGTAGAAACAAAATTATTGATCCACAGGGTCAATTTCTCCAGAAATGgaacaaaatatttgttttAGCCTGTGTAATTGCTGTATCCGTAGACCCATTGTTCTTTTACATACCGGTGATTGACGAGAAAAGAACATGCCTTGATTTGGATAAGAAAATGGAAACAACTGCTTGCGTTCTTCGGACTTTGATTGACACGTTTTATGTACTTCATATAATCTTCAAATTTCGAACAGGGTTTATTGCCCCTTCTTCTCGTGTATTTGGAAGGGGAGAGCTTGTAGATGATCCTTTCCTTGTTGCCAAAAGATACTTCACTTCCTACTTCATCATTGATGTTCTATCTATTCTTCCTCTCCCTCAG ATTGTAGTTTTAATCATCATTCCAAGCTTAGAAGGACCTGTTTCATTGCTTGGTAAGAACATACTGAAGTTTGTAATTTGGTTCCAGTATGTCCCAAGATGTTTAAGAATGTATCCTCTTTTCAAAGAAGTAACTACAAGTTCTGGCATACTTACTGAAACGGCATGGGCAGGAGCTGTTTATAATCTATTCCTCTATATGCTAGCCAGTCAT ATACTTGGAGCCTTCTGGTACTTGTTCTCTATAGAACGCCTAGATACCTGCTGGCGTAGAGCATGTGAGAACATCACTGGATGCAATACTAATCAGTTGTACTGTAATCGTGAAGGAGGTTTTAGCACACAATTGATAGACTCATGCCCTTTTATACCATCAGATGAAATTAAGAATTCAACTGTTTTCAACTTTGGGATATTCATTGATGCTCTTGATTCTGGGATTGTCAAATCATGGGATTTTCCAAAGAAATTCTTCTACTGCTTTTGGTGGGGTTTGCGTAATCTTAGCTCTCTTGGCCAGAATCTTAAGACAAGCACTTCTGTTTGGGAGATTATATTTGCTGTTTCCATTGCTATTGCTGGATTGGTTCTATTCTCATTGCTCATTGGCAATATGCAG AAATATCTGGAATCAACAACAGTCAGAATAGAGGAAATGAGAGTGAAAAGGCAAGATGCAGAGCAGTGGATGTCGCACCGTATGCTTCCGGAGCACATAAGGCAGAGGATTAGGAGGTATGAGCAATACAAATGGCAAGAAACCAGAGGAGTGGAAGAGCAGACTTTAATCCATACTCTTCCTAAAGATCTGAGAAGGGAAATAAACCATCATCTTTGCTATGATCTGATAATGAGA GTGCCAATGTTTGCGAAAATGGATGGGCAAATACTTGATGCAATATGTGACCGCCTCAAGCCAGCTCTTTACATAAAGGATAGTTACATAGCTCGAGAGGGCGAACCAGTCGATGAGATGATATTTATTATGCGAGGTGATCTAGTAAGTGCAACCACTAATGGTGGAAGAACTGGCTTTTTCAATGAGGTTTATCTCAAGGCTGGTGATTTCTGTGGAGAAGGACTTCTTACATGGGCATTGGATCCTCAATCAACCTCCAATCTCCCTATCTCAACCAGGACCGTACGAGCTTTAACAGAGGTCGAAGCGTTCGCTCTAGTTGCAGAAGACTTGAAATCTGTAGCCTCCCAGTTTCGGAGACTTCACCATAAGGATGTCCAGCACGCATTCAA GTTCTTCTCGGTGCAATGGAGGACATGGGGAGCATGCTTCATACAAGCAGCTTGGCGGCGTTACTGTAGGAGGAAGCAAGCTAAATCCCTGCGCCAAGCAGAAGAGCGATTGCAGGATGTTTTGGCGAATGAAGCTGCAAACGCGCCAAGCCTTGGCGCTACCATTTATGCATCAAAATTTGCAGCCAATGCATTGAGAAATCTTAGGCAAAATGGTGGACGTGCCCCTTCCCCTAGATTGCCACAACCACTACGATTAGCACTAGTGCCTCAGAAGCCGCCAGAGCCTGATTTTTCTTCCCAACATCGTTAG
- the LOC136217566 gene encoding cyclic nucleotide-gated ion channel 1-like isoform X2 — protein sequence MKGGKFVRFENWSSEKSYSSDHQYSRDDGFYGRRVGPVFISIWDSIRRGWENGSKRIKNLRKTSESAEQEKGTVSRNKIIDPQGQFLQKWNKIFVLACVIAVSVDPLFFYIPVIDEKRTCLDLDKKMETTACVLRTLIDTFYVLHIIFKFRTGFIAPSSRVFGRGELVDDPFLVAKRYFTSYFIIDVLSILPLPQYVPRCLRMYPLFKEVTTSSGILTETAWAGAVYNLFLYMLASHILGAFWYLFSIERLDTCWRRACENITGCNTNQLYCNREGGFSTQLIDSCPFIPSDEIKNSTVFNFGIFIDALDSGIVKSWDFPKKFFYCFWWGLRNLSSLGQNLKTSTSVWEIIFAVSIAIAGLVLFSLLIGNMQKYLESTTVRIEEMRVKRQDAEQWMSHRMLPEHIRQRIRRYEQYKWQETRGVEEQTLIHTLPKDLRREINHHLCYDLIMRVPMFAKMDGQILDAICDRLKPALYIKDSYIAREGEPVDEMIFIMRGDLVSATTNGGRTGFFNEVYLKAGDFCGEGLLTWALDPQSTSNLPISTRTVRALTEVEAFALVAEDLKSVASQFRRLHHKDVQHAFKFFSVQWRTWGACFIQAAWRRYCRRKQAKSLRQAEERLQDVLANEAANAPSLGATIYASKFAANALRNLRQNGGRAPSPRLPQPLRLALVPQKPPEPDFSSQHR from the exons ATGAAGGGGGGTAAATTTGTTAG GTTTGAGAACTGGAGTTCAGAAAAATCATACAGTTCAGACCATCAATATTCTAGAGACGATGGATTTTACGGGAGAAGAGTTGGGCCGGTTTTCATCTCGATTTGGGATAGTATTCGTCGAGGGTGGGAGAATGGTTCTAAAAGGATAAAGAACCTGAGAAAAACATCCGAAAGTGCTGAACAGGAAAAAGGAACAGTTAGTAGAAACAAAATTATTGATCCACAGGGTCAATTTCTCCAGAAATGgaacaaaatatttgttttAGCCTGTGTAATTGCTGTATCCGTAGACCCATTGTTCTTTTACATACCGGTGATTGACGAGAAAAGAACATGCCTTGATTTGGATAAGAAAATGGAAACAACTGCTTGCGTTCTTCGGACTTTGATTGACACGTTTTATGTACTTCATATAATCTTCAAATTTCGAACAGGGTTTATTGCCCCTTCTTCTCGTGTATTTGGAAGGGGAGAGCTTGTAGATGATCCTTTCCTTGTTGCCAAAAGATACTTCACTTCCTACTTCATCATTGATGTTCTATCTATTCTTCCTCTCCCTCAG TATGTCCCAAGATGTTTAAGAATGTATCCTCTTTTCAAAGAAGTAACTACAAGTTCTGGCATACTTACTGAAACGGCATGGGCAGGAGCTGTTTATAATCTATTCCTCTATATGCTAGCCAGTCAT ATACTTGGAGCCTTCTGGTACTTGTTCTCTATAGAACGCCTAGATACCTGCTGGCGTAGAGCATGTGAGAACATCACTGGATGCAATACTAATCAGTTGTACTGTAATCGTGAAGGAGGTTTTAGCACACAATTGATAGACTCATGCCCTTTTATACCATCAGATGAAATTAAGAATTCAACTGTTTTCAACTTTGGGATATTCATTGATGCTCTTGATTCTGGGATTGTCAAATCATGGGATTTTCCAAAGAAATTCTTCTACTGCTTTTGGTGGGGTTTGCGTAATCTTAGCTCTCTTGGCCAGAATCTTAAGACAAGCACTTCTGTTTGGGAGATTATATTTGCTGTTTCCATTGCTATTGCTGGATTGGTTCTATTCTCATTGCTCATTGGCAATATGCAG AAATATCTGGAATCAACAACAGTCAGAATAGAGGAAATGAGAGTGAAAAGGCAAGATGCAGAGCAGTGGATGTCGCACCGTATGCTTCCGGAGCACATAAGGCAGAGGATTAGGAGGTATGAGCAATACAAATGGCAAGAAACCAGAGGAGTGGAAGAGCAGACTTTAATCCATACTCTTCCTAAAGATCTGAGAAGGGAAATAAACCATCATCTTTGCTATGATCTGATAATGAGA GTGCCAATGTTTGCGAAAATGGATGGGCAAATACTTGATGCAATATGTGACCGCCTCAAGCCAGCTCTTTACATAAAGGATAGTTACATAGCTCGAGAGGGCGAACCAGTCGATGAGATGATATTTATTATGCGAGGTGATCTAGTAAGTGCAACCACTAATGGTGGAAGAACTGGCTTTTTCAATGAGGTTTATCTCAAGGCTGGTGATTTCTGTGGAGAAGGACTTCTTACATGGGCATTGGATCCTCAATCAACCTCCAATCTCCCTATCTCAACCAGGACCGTACGAGCTTTAACAGAGGTCGAAGCGTTCGCTCTAGTTGCAGAAGACTTGAAATCTGTAGCCTCCCAGTTTCGGAGACTTCACCATAAGGATGTCCAGCACGCATTCAA GTTCTTCTCGGTGCAATGGAGGACATGGGGAGCATGCTTCATACAAGCAGCTTGGCGGCGTTACTGTAGGAGGAAGCAAGCTAAATCCCTGCGCCAAGCAGAAGAGCGATTGCAGGATGTTTTGGCGAATGAAGCTGCAAACGCGCCAAGCCTTGGCGCTACCATTTATGCATCAAAATTTGCAGCCAATGCATTGAGAAATCTTAGGCAAAATGGTGGACGTGCCCCTTCCCCTAGATTGCCACAACCACTACGATTAGCACTAGTGCCTCAGAAGCCGCCAGAGCCTGATTTTTCTTCCCAACATCGTTAG